In a single window of the Streptomyces sp. HUAS ZL42 genome:
- a CDS encoding FMN-binding protein, which translates to MKKSHPIRRVVLATAATVSGIVLLLSLKPASDPASASAAGVAPQQTAAAQESAQGGAGAAAAGTVTGDATQTQYGVVQVRLTVSNGKITQAEAVQAPKGGRSDQITADAVPKLNQAAVAAQSADIDSVSGATYTSTGYKQSLQSALDKAKASAGSSSQDSGSGQAEARTVTGSVAQTQYGPVQVRITVSGGKITKAEAVQAPSGGTSSQKTELSIPKLNQEAVAAGSADIDSVSGATYTSTGYKQSLQSALDQAGG; encoded by the coding sequence ATGAAGAAGAGCCACCCCATCCGCCGCGTTGTGCTCGCCACCGCCGCCACCGTGTCCGGGATCGTGCTGCTGCTGTCGCTGAAACCGGCGTCCGACCCGGCCTCCGCGTCGGCGGCGGGCGTGGCCCCGCAGCAGACGGCGGCGGCTCAGGAGTCGGCCCAGGGAGGGGCCGGGGCCGCCGCCGCCGGAACGGTCACCGGTGACGCGACGCAGACCCAGTACGGGGTCGTGCAGGTCCGGCTGACCGTGAGCAACGGGAAGATCACCCAGGCCGAGGCGGTCCAGGCGCCCAAGGGCGGGCGCAGCGACCAGATCACCGCGGACGCCGTGCCCAAGCTCAATCAGGCGGCGGTCGCCGCGCAGAGCGCGGACATCGACTCGGTGTCCGGGGCGACGTACACGAGCACCGGGTACAAGCAGTCGCTTCAGTCGGCGCTGGACAAGGCGAAGGCGAGCGCCGGTTCGTCCTCGCAGGACTCCGGAAGCGGCCAGGCCGAGGCCCGTACCGTCACGGGCAGCGTGGCCCAGACGCAGTACGGTCCGGTCCAGGTCCGCATCACCGTCAGCGGTGGGAAGATCACCAAGGCGGAGGCGGTTCAGGCCCCGTCCGGCGGGACCAGCTCCCAGAAGACCGAGCTGTCCATACCCAAGCTCAACCAGGAGGCGGTGGCGGCCGGCAGTGCCGACATCGACTCGGTGTCCGGGGCCACGTACACCAGCACCGGCTACAAGCAGTCCCTCCAGTCGGCCCTGGACCAGGCCGGTGGCTGA